The Amycolatopsis sp. DG1A-15b genome window below encodes:
- the gcvH gene encoding glycine cleavage system protein GcvH, producing MSIPENLQYTKEHEWLKVEDGIATVGITAFAAESLGDIVFVQLPEAGSNITAGEVFGEVESTKSVSELYAPVSGEVVEVNGTTSDTPEVINSDPYTEGWLLKVRLTGDVPDLLDAAAYAQLTQEN from the coding sequence GTGAGCATCCCCGAGAACCTGCAGTACACGAAGGAACACGAGTGGCTGAAGGTCGAGGACGGCATCGCCACCGTCGGCATCACCGCCTTCGCCGCCGAGTCGCTCGGTGACATCGTGTTCGTCCAGCTGCCCGAGGCCGGCTCGAACATCACCGCGGGCGAGGTGTTCGGCGAGGTCGAGTCGACCAAGTCGGTCAGCGAGCTGTACGCGCCGGTCTCCGGCGAGGTCGTCGAGGTGAACGGCACCACATCGGACACCCCCGAGGTCATCAACTCCGACCCGTACACCGAAGGATGGCTCCTGAAGGTGCGTCTGACCGGGGACGTGCCGGACCTGCTCGACGCCGCCGCGTACGCCCAGCTCACCCAGGAGAACTGA
- the glyA gene encoding serine hydroxymethyltransferase translates to MSTFDQHLSEVDPEVAAAVADELTRQQSTLEMIASENFAPVGVLEAQGSVLTNKYAEGYPGRRYYGGCEHVDVVEQLAIDRAKALFGAEHANVQPHSGAQANAAAMFAVLKPGDTILGLDLAHGGHLTHGMKINFSGKLYNVVAYHVDKETGIVDLAEIERLAVEHEPKLIIAGWSAYPRQLDFAEFRRIADKVGAKLMVDMAHFAGLVAAGLHPSPVPHADIVTTTTHKTLGGPRGGLILCREELAKKINSAVFPGQQGGPLEHVIAAKAVALKIAASEEFKERQQRTLEGSRILASRLSQEDCASAGVRVLTGGTDVHLVLVDLVQSALDGQQAEDRLHEVGITVNRNAVPFDPRPPMITSGLRIGTPALATRGFQADDFAEVADVIAEALKPDFDDAVRAKLRDRVETLAKKHPLYADLAR, encoded by the coding sequence ATGTCGACGTTCGACCAGCACCTGTCCGAAGTCGACCCCGAGGTCGCCGCGGCCGTCGCGGACGAGCTCACCCGCCAGCAGTCCACCCTGGAGATGATCGCCTCCGAGAACTTCGCCCCGGTGGGCGTGCTCGAGGCACAGGGTTCGGTGCTGACCAACAAGTACGCCGAGGGCTACCCGGGCCGCCGCTACTACGGCGGCTGTGAGCACGTCGACGTCGTCGAGCAGCTCGCGATCGACCGCGCGAAGGCCCTCTTCGGCGCCGAGCACGCCAACGTCCAGCCGCACTCGGGCGCGCAGGCCAACGCGGCCGCGATGTTCGCCGTGCTCAAGCCGGGCGACACGATCCTCGGCCTCGACCTCGCGCACGGCGGTCACCTGACGCACGGGATGAAGATCAACTTCTCGGGCAAGCTCTACAACGTAGTCGCCTACCACGTCGACAAAGAGACCGGGATCGTCGACCTCGCCGAGATCGAACGCCTGGCCGTCGAGCACGAGCCGAAGCTGATCATCGCCGGCTGGTCCGCGTACCCGCGTCAGCTCGACTTCGCCGAGTTCCGCCGCATCGCGGACAAGGTCGGCGCGAAGCTGATGGTGGACATGGCGCACTTCGCCGGGCTGGTCGCGGCCGGGCTGCACCCGTCGCCCGTGCCGCACGCCGACATCGTCACCACGACCACGCACAAGACCCTCGGCGGCCCCCGCGGCGGGCTCATCCTCTGCCGCGAGGAGCTGGCGAAGAAGATCAACTCGGCGGTGTTCCCCGGCCAGCAGGGCGGGCCGCTCGAGCACGTCATCGCGGCCAAGGCCGTCGCGCTGAAGATCGCCGCGAGCGAGGAGTTCAAGGAGCGCCAGCAGCGCACCCTGGAGGGCTCGCGGATCCTGGCGTCCCGGCTGTCGCAGGAGGACTGCGCTTCGGCGGGCGTGCGAGTGCTGACCGGTGGCACCGACGTCCACCTGGTGCTGGTCGACCTCGTCCAGTCCGCGCTGGACGGCCAGCAGGCCGAGGACCGGCTGCACGAGGTCGGCATCACGGTCAACCGCAACGCCGTCCCGTTCGACCCGCGGCCGCCGATGATCACGTCGGGCCTGCGGATCGGCACGCCGGCGCTGGCCACCCGCGGTTTCCAGGCGGACGACTTCGCCGAGGTCGCCGACGTCATCGCCGAGGCGCTCAAGCCGGACTTCGACGACGCCGTGCGTGCGAAGCTCCGCGACCGCGTCGAGACCCTGGCGAAGAAGCACCCGCTGTACGCGGACCTCGCGCGATGA
- the lipA gene encoding lipoyl synthase, translating to MSALPEGRKLLRLEVRNSETPIEKKPPWIKTRVRMGPEFTELKGLVRREGLHTVCEEAGCPNIYECWEDREATFLIGGDQCTRRCDFCQIDTGKPAELDRTEPRKVAESVQAMGLRYSTVTGVARDDLPDGGAWLYAETVRQIHELNPGTGVELLIPDFNADPAQLAEVFGSRPEVLAHNVETVPRIFKRIRPGFRYARSLEVITAARAAGLVTKSNLILGMGETPEEVAPAMRDLVDAGCEILTITQYLRPSPRHHPVDRWVKPEEFVEHSRAAEAMGFAGVMAGPLVRSSYRAGRLYAQTKGYRGEELPENLRHLADQGPAAQEASSLLAR from the coding sequence ATGAGCGCGCTACCCGAGGGCCGGAAGCTGTTGCGTCTCGAGGTTCGCAACAGTGAGACGCCGATCGAGAAGAAGCCGCCGTGGATCAAGACGCGGGTGCGGATGGGGCCGGAGTTCACCGAGCTCAAGGGTCTGGTTCGCCGCGAAGGTCTTCATACGGTGTGTGAAGAGGCCGGCTGCCCGAACATTTATGAGTGCTGGGAGGACCGTGAGGCCACGTTCCTGATCGGTGGGGACCAGTGCACGCGGCGGTGTGATTTCTGTCAGATCGACACCGGGAAGCCTGCGGAGCTGGACCGCACCGAGCCGCGGAAGGTCGCGGAGTCGGTGCAGGCGATGGGGTTGCGGTATTCGACGGTCACCGGTGTTGCCCGGGATGACCTGCCCGATGGTGGTGCTTGGCTGTATGCGGAGACCGTGCGGCAGATCCACGAGCTGAACCCGGGTACGGGTGTCGAGTTGCTGATCCCGGACTTCAACGCCGACCCCGCGCAGCTGGCCGAGGTGTTCGGCTCGCGGCCGGAGGTCCTCGCCCACAACGTGGAGACGGTGCCGCGGATTTTCAAGCGCATTCGCCCGGGATTCCGGTACGCGCGCTCTTTGGAGGTCATCACGGCGGCGCGTGCGGCCGGTTTGGTGACGAAGTCGAACCTGATTCTCGGGATGGGTGAGACGCCGGAGGAGGTGGCGCCGGCGATGCGGGATCTGGTCGATGCGGGGTGTGAGATCTTGACGATCACGCAGTACCTGCGTCCCTCGCCGCGGCACCACCCGGTGGACCGGTGGGTGAAGCCGGAGGAATTCGTCGAGCACTCTCGCGCCGCGGAAGCGATGGGCTTCGCGGGTGTGATGGCGGGGCCGCTGGTGCGCTCGTCGTACCGCGCGGGACGGCTCTACGCGCAGACCAAGGGCTACCGTGGGGAGGAGCTGCCGGAGAACCTGCGGCACCTCGCCGACCAGGGCCCGGCCGCGCAAGAAGCCAGCTCCCTGCTGGCGCGATAG
- a CDS encoding L-serine ammonia-lyase: MAISVFDLFSIGIGPSSSHTVGPMRAALTFVDGLGADLSSVSRVQAELFGSLGATGFGHGSDKAVLLGLSGERPEEIDTDTVPVRVDEIRESGRLRLAGTHEIAFDEDTDLTMHRRKSLPAHPNGMVFRAFDASGSVLRERTYYSVGGGFVRDESYETDAVFVEDSTPVPYPFRTGADLLGHCAATGLPISEIMLANELAWRSREEVRDGLLAIWAVMAECVRNGCTHEGVLPGGLKVPRRAKALHEKLLAEDGADDPLYAMDWVSLYALAVNEENAAGGRVVTAPTNGAAGIIPAVLHYYQRFIRHSTDDGIVKFMLTAGAIGSILKQTGSISGAEVGCQGEVGSASAMAAAGLTEVLGGSPAQVENAAEIGVEHHLGLTCDPVGGLVQIPCIERNAVGASKAIHAARMAMRGDGSHVVTLDKAIKTMRETGADMSVKYKETARGGLAVNVIEC; this comes from the coding sequence ATGGCGATCAGCGTCTTCGACCTGTTTTCCATCGGCATCGGCCCGTCGAGCTCGCACACCGTCGGGCCGATGCGGGCGGCACTGACCTTTGTGGACGGACTCGGCGCGGACCTCTCCTCGGTTTCCCGCGTCCAAGCGGAGCTGTTCGGCTCGCTCGGGGCGACCGGGTTCGGCCACGGCAGCGACAAAGCCGTCCTGCTCGGGCTGTCCGGTGAGCGTCCCGAAGAGATCGACACCGACACCGTGCCGGTGCGCGTCGACGAGATCCGCGAGTCCGGCAGGCTGCGGTTGGCCGGTACGCACGAGATCGCGTTCGACGAGGACACCGACCTCACCATGCACCGGCGCAAGTCGTTGCCCGCGCACCCGAACGGCATGGTGTTCCGCGCGTTCGACGCCTCGGGTTCCGTGCTGCGCGAACGGACGTACTACTCGGTCGGCGGCGGGTTCGTCCGCGACGAGTCGTACGAGACGGACGCGGTGTTCGTCGAGGACTCGACACCGGTGCCGTACCCGTTCCGCACGGGCGCGGACCTGCTCGGGCACTGCGCGGCGACGGGGCTGCCGATCAGCGAGATCATGCTGGCGAACGAGCTCGCCTGGCGTTCACGCGAAGAGGTCCGGGACGGGCTCCTGGCGATCTGGGCGGTCATGGCCGAGTGCGTCCGCAACGGCTGCACGCACGAAGGCGTCCTGCCGGGCGGCCTGAAGGTCCCGCGGCGCGCGAAGGCCCTGCACGAAAAGCTGCTGGCCGAGGACGGCGCGGACGACCCGCTGTACGCGATGGACTGGGTCAGCCTGTACGCGCTGGCGGTCAACGAGGAGAACGCGGCGGGCGGCCGGGTGGTGACGGCCCCGACCAACGGCGCGGCGGGCATCATCCCGGCGGTGCTGCACTACTACCAGCGCTTCATCCGGCACTCGACCGATGACGGCATCGTCAAGTTCATGCTCACCGCGGGCGCGATCGGCTCGATCCTCAAGCAGACGGGCTCGATCTCCGGCGCCGAGGTCGGCTGCCAGGGCGAAGTCGGTTCGGCGTCGGCGATGGCGGCGGCGGGCCTGACCGAAGTCCTCGGCGGCTCGCCGGCCCAGGTGGAGAACGCGGCGGAGATCGGCGTGGAGCACCACCTCGGCCTGACGTGCGACCCGGTGGGCGGCCTGGTCCAGATCCCGTGCATCGAGCGCAACGCGGTGGGCGCGTCGAAGGCGATCCACGCGGCCCGCATGGCCATGCGCGGCGACGGAAGCCACGTGGTGACGCTGGACAAGGCGATCAAGACGATGCGCGAGACGGGCGCGGACATGAGCGTGAAGTACAAGGAAACGGCCCGCGGCGGCCTGGCGGTGAACGTCATCGAGTGCTGA